One genomic segment of Epinephelus fuscoguttatus linkage group LG19, E.fuscoguttatus.final_Chr_v1 includes these proteins:
- the LOC125879917 gene encoding interferon-induced very large GTPase 1-like: MNNDAVTYVESKKEQYYNIFSSFCRGSSSAVVLGELICEKLKSSTVEAVCNKTAIDLAGEMKCSFPAFSGNRLNLEKHLLKSLAEKEDFGGFITYIQHPRNQAETFIREQVQKYIFTDNKDKARNILKKNVADINKLVSQALFTATDKVKTQRGDSDMWVKEFSSLLKDELTFNTFCCQNLSDINNFDFLKEEIEKGLESVMKEASSISLDKMEEFRMKPDQILIDQLCNCCWAKCPFCAAVCTNTLENHSPDKHSVPFHRPSGIEGWHTRGKVDLVIDFCTTLVASDKCFYRHSDSDESIPYKQYQRAGKKYATWQITPDGSKMTYWKWFVCRFQQQLEDHYNLKFQGRGEIPPEWRDHSKQEAIESLDDMYNL; the protein is encoded by the coding sequence ATGAACAACGATGCAGTCACTTATGTAGAAAGCAAGAAAGAGCAATATTAcaacattttcagcagcttcTGCAGAGGAAGCTCATCTGCTGTTGTGTTGGGTGAACTGATCTGTGAGAAACTGAAGAGTTCCACTGTTGAGGCCGTCTGTAACAAGACTGCTATTGATCTTGCTGGAGAGATGAAGTGCAGTTTCCCAGCATTCAGTGGGAACAGGTTGAACTTGGAGAAACACTTGCTGAAGTCACTGGCTGAGAAAGAGGACTTTGGTGGTTTTATCACCTACATCCAACACCCAAGGAACCAAGCAGAGACTTTCATAAGAGAGCAAGTACAGAAATACATCTTCACAGACAACAAAGATAAAGCACGAAATATACTCAAGAAAAATGTTGCAGACATCAATAAGCTTGTGAGTCAAGCTTTATTTACTGCAACAGATAAAGTCAAAACTCAGAGAGGAGACTCAGACATGTGGGTAAAGGAGTTTTCCAGTTTGCTAAAAGATGAGCTGACATTCAACACCTTTTGTTGTCAAAACTTAAGTGACATTAACAATTTTGACTTCCTTAAAGAAGAGATAGAGAAAGGTCTTGAATCTGTCATGAAGGAAGCGAGCAGCATTTCACTGGATAAGATGGAGGAATTCAGGATGAAGCCTGATCAAATCCTCATCGATCAGCTGTGTAACTGCTGCTGGGCAAAGTGTCCATTCTGTGCAGCTGTTTGTACCAACACGCTAGAAAATCACAGTCCTGACAAACATAGTGTGCCTTTTCATCGGCCCTCTGGGATTGAAGGATGGCATACTCGAGGCAAAGTAGATCTGGTCATTGATTTCTGCACAACATTAGTTGCAAGTGACAAATGCTTCTACCGCCATTCTGATTCAGATGAGAGTATTCCTTACAAACAGTATCAGCGTGCTGGGAAGAAGTATGCAACATGGCAAATTACTCCTGATGGGTCTAAGATGACATACTGGAAATGGTTTGTATGTCGATTTCAACAGCAACTGGAAGACCACTATAACTTAAAATTCCAGGGCAGGGGAGAAATTCCTCCTGAGTGGAGAGACCACAGTAAACAAGAAGCTATTGAAAGTCTGGATGACATGTACAATCTGTGA